One genomic region from Anguilla rostrata isolate EN2019 chromosome 2, ASM1855537v3, whole genome shotgun sequence encodes:
- the si:ch211-207i20.2 gene encoding zinc finger protein OZF, giving the protein MSNCIAFQTQLASIMELLVQTAVAEMGNLVDEDTAIVLRLDVAGQQTDNEVLQKKIQAQNELMMSRFASVMEMLSKEAVVKITRLVDETKQQFMEVEIVTVQDTTEKSYLNGLTVAECVEELTVVKEEDNPIHPVLKAKSTGLEEDNPKSPVCREERLEHESDTTEQGLKCNPDKAVWAASDFGRGFYNDHQYWEENDNAEYDLQSTLVESHGNIKEKDDSILIDWSPSTADNREKLFSCPQCGKSFCKLNRLNAHQRIHTGDKPFSCMHCEKTFTQKHSLTEHQRIHTGEKPYSCDVCGKCFNKGAHLKTHQRIHTGEKPFTCGECGKSFNVAQNLKRHQQIHTGEKAFSCVTCQRSFTRAVTLKIHQLIHTEQKPLSCVVCGKGFRQAVNLKTHERIHTGQKPFTCAICGKAFRLSVNLKIHQRIHTGEKPYNCALCGKSFTQKCGLKLHQRTHTGEKPYCCEVCAKRFNNSQSLKLHQRTHTGEKPYSCDKCGKTFSQGSHLRTHKRIHTGEKLYMCDKCGKNYCDLRNLRLHKCVYG; this is encoded by the exons ATGTCGAATTGTATTGCTTTCCAGACTCAGTTAGCCTCCATCATGGAGTTATTGGTTCAAACAGCCGTGGCAGAAATGGGCAACCTTGTCGACGAAGACACTGCCATCGTGTTACGTTTGGATGTGGCAGGACAGCAAACCGATAACGAAGTGCTGCAGAAGAAAATACAGGCACAGAATGAGTTAATGATG AGCCGGTTCGCTTCTGTCATGGAGATGCTCAGTAAAGAGGCCGTGGTCAAAATAACCAGACTCGTCGATGAAACGAAACAGCAGTTCATGGAGGTTGAAATTGTGACTGTACAGGATACAACGGAAAAGAGTTATTTGAACGGCCTTACTGTAGCAGAATGTG TGGAAGAGCTTACTGTTGTGAAGGAGGAAGACAATCCAATCCATCCTGTGTTGAAAGCTAAG TCCACAGGTCTGGAAGAAGACAACCCAAAATCTCCTGTTTGCAGGGAGGAAAGACTTGAACATGAATCTGACACAACTGAACAAGGACTGAAATGCAATCCAGACA agGCAGTTTGGGCTGCATCTGATTTTGGAAGGGGGTTTTACAATGACCATCAGTACTGGGAAGAAAATGACAATGCAGAGTATGACTTGCAGTCCACACTTGTGGAATCTCACGGCAATATTAAAGAAAAGGATGACTCGATCCTGATAGACTGGAGTCCAAGCACTGCTGACAACAGAGAAAAACTGTTCAGTTGCCCTCAGTGCGGGAAGAGCTTCTGTAAGCTGAATCGTCTTAATGCACATCAGCGAATTCACACGGGTGACAAACCATTTAGCTGCATGCATTGCGAGAAGACCTTCACGCAGAAGCACAGTCTCACCGAACACCAGCGAATCCACACAGGAGAGAAGCCATACAGCTGCGATGTGTGCGGAAAATGTTTCAACAAAGGCGCCCATCTCAAAACGCACCAGAGAATCCACACGGGAGAGAAACCGTTCACTTGCGGAGAATGCGGGAAGAGTTTCAACGTTGCGCAGAACCTTAAAAGGCACCAGCAAATTCACACCGGAGAGAAAGCTTTTAGCTGTGTGACGTGTCAGAGGAGTTTCACTCGCGCCGTGACCCTTAAAATCCACCAGCTGATTCACACCGAGCAGAAGCCGCTCAGCTGCGTCGTGTGCGGGAAGGGCTTCCGCCAGGCCGTTAACCTCAAGACGCACGAGCGGATTCACACGGGGCAGAAACCCTTCACCTGCGCCATATGCGGGAAGGCTTTCCGCCTGTCCGTCAATCTAAAAATACATCAGCGCATTCACACGGGAGAGAAACCGTACAACTGCGCGCTCTGCGGGAAGAGTTTCACTCAGAAGTGCGGTCTGAAACTGCACCAGCGCACTCACACGGGGGAGAAACCGTACTGCTGCGAggtgtgcgctaagaggttcaACAACTCGCAAAGTCTCAAACTGCACCAGCGGACCCACACGGGGGAAAAGCCGTACAGCTGCGACAAGTGCGGCAAGACGTTCAGCCAAGGCAGCCATCTTAGGACACACAAAAGGA
- the LOC135247332 gene encoding uncharacterized protein LOC135247332, whose amino-acid sequence MVRLAGKMSNCVTFQTKLSSIVDVLVQAAVAVIGNLVGDDSVLTLRLKVAQGEMNSEVLKKKLQTQNELITTRFASIMGILGKEAIEKIFKLVDETKAELMECEIVTVEEASLENSVKSEDECSQDVSMEKGEPSIVVNEEDCQLDRVILKGKDMSEGKGGRSWVWGHFTLLSSNKVQCGLCNNLLSYYKNTSGMLRHIRTRHPAVHQWDTPSIVVAATQTDPEGLMGQAEMDADMEIPEGRIGRSWVWDYFTLLNPNKVQCGLCQNMLSYNKNTSGMLRHIRTRHPAAILIGAAAAQTEPEAFLGQAELEVELDSSEGRGGRSWVWDHFTLFGPNKVRCSFCNNMLSYNKNTSGMLRHLRSRHPSVHQGANAIFGARTKPVRRRGGQCGTFSDEGGET is encoded by the exons ATGGTGAGACTAGCCGGTAAAATGTCGAATTGTGTTACTTTTCAGACCAAATTATCATCCATTGTGGATGTACTGGTTCAAGCGGCCGTGGCAGTAATAGGCAACCTTGTTGGCGATGACTCCGTCCTCACGTTACGTTTGAAAGTGGCTCAGGGTGAGATGAACAGTGAAGTGCTGAAGAAGAAACTACAGACACAAAACGAACTAATAACG ACACGATTCGCCTCAATCATGGGAATACTGGGTAAAGAGGCCATTGAGAAAATTTTCAAGCTTGTTGACGAGACGAAAGCAGAACTGATGGAGTGTGAAATAGTAACTGTTGAAGAAGCATCGCTGGAGAATTCTGTAAAAAGTG AGGATGAGTGTTCCCAGGATGTCAGTATGGAAAAAGGAGAGCCCTCTATAGTTGTGAATGAGGAAGACTGTCAACTGGATCGTGTTATCCTGAAAGGCAAG GATATGTCTGAAGGAAAAGGAGGCCGATCTTGGGTGTGGGGCCACTTCACCTTGCTTTCTTCCAACAAGGTGCAATGTGGCCTTTGCAACAATCTGCTAAGTTATTACAAAAACACGTCTGGAATGCTACGACACATAAGGACAAGGCACCCCGCCGTGCATCAGTGGGACACTCCTAGCATTGTTGTGGCTGCCACACAGACTGACCCAG aggGCCTCATGGGACAGGCTGAAATGGATGCAGATATG GAAATTCCCGAAGGGAGAATTGGCCGATCTTGGGTGTGGGACTACTTCACCTTGCTTAATCCCAACAAGGTGCAATGTGGCCTGTGTCAAAACATGCTAAGCTATAACAAAAACACGTCTGGGATGCTACGACACATAAGGACAAGACATCCCGCAGCTATCCTTATTGGGgctgctgcagcacagactgAACCAG aggcCTTCTTGGGACAGGCTgagctggaggtggagctg GATTCTTCTGAAGGCAGAGGAGGCCGTTCTTGGGTGTGGGACCACTTCACTTTGTTTGGGCCCAACAAGGTGCGATGCAGCTTCTGCAACAACATGCTGAGCTATAACAAAAACACGTCCGGGATGCTGCGGCACCTAAGGTCAAGACATCCCAGCGTGCATCAGGGTGCTAATGCTATATTTGGTGCAAGGACTAAACCAG TCCGCAGACGTGGAGGACAGTGTGGGACCTTCTCAGACGAGGGAGGAGAAACCTGA